A stretch of the Pedobacter sp. MC2016-14 genome encodes the following:
- a CDS encoding MgtC/SapB family protein: MDFIIEQKDIVSMLMAILCGGIIGFEREYKSKSAGFRTIILITLGSTIFTIVSGHGTGADDRIAANIITGIGFIGAGVIFKDQVSVRGLTTAAVIWTSAAIGMTTGIGYHALAFVFTIITLIILLMVSKIEKLIGKLQKQKIVSVTFRNGDFNQIRQLEEKLQDYELLIERLQVSKSEDMLTVIWQVSGKKRYLNQLSETLATHPDIITFL; the protein is encoded by the coding sequence AGCATGCTGATGGCCATTCTTTGTGGTGGCATTATTGGGTTCGAAAGAGAGTATAAAAGCAAGTCAGCAGGCTTTAGGACCATTATCCTCATCACTTTAGGATCTACAATTTTTACCATTGTTTCTGGTCATGGAACAGGAGCTGACGATCGTATTGCTGCCAACATCATTACAGGGATAGGTTTTATTGGTGCCGGGGTGATATTTAAAGATCAGGTTTCCGTGCGTGGCTTAACTACTGCGGCTGTAATCTGGACGTCAGCAGCCATCGGCATGACTACCGGCATCGGTTACCATGCCCTTGCTTTTGTGTTCACCATCATTACATTAATTATCTTATTAATGGTGAGTAAAATAGAAAAACTGATCGGTAAATTACAGAAGCAAAAAATTGTAAGTGTTACATTCAGAAACGGAGATTTTAACCAGATCCGGCAGCTGGAAGAAAAACTGCAGGACTATGAATTGCTTATCGAACGCCTGCAGGTGAGCAAATCGGAGGATATGCTCACCGTGATCTGGCAGGTATCCGGAAAAAAGAGGTACTTAAACCAATTAAGCGAAACACTCGCCACTCATCCAGACATCATCACTTTTCTTTAG